GCTGAAGAACGCCATTGACTGGCTGTCGCGCCTGCCCGACCAGCCGCTCGCGGGCAAGCCGGTGCTTATTCAGACCAGCTCAATGGGCGCGATTGGCGGCGCGCGCTGCCAGTATCATCTGCGACAGATTCTGGTGTTCCTCGATGCGATGGTGATGAACAAACCGGAGTTTATGGGCGGGGCGATTCAGAACAAAGTCGATACACAGACCGGCGAAGTGGTGGACCAAAGCACGCTGGATCACCTGACCGGCCAGTTGACCGCGTTTGCGGAGTACATCAAGCGGGTGCGCCGCGAATAATAAAAAGGCCAGCGATTCGCTGGCCTTTTTGATTAATGCGCGTCGATAAAGACGATTTTCAGCAGGAACAGCAGCGCCACAACCAGCACACAGGCGTTCAGATCGCGCAGGCGACCGGTGAAAATCTTCATCACGCAGTAAGAGATAAAGCCCAGCGCGATACCTTCAGTAATCGAGAAGCTAAACGGCATCATGACGGCGGTGATAAACGCCGGCACCGCTTCGGTCAGGTCATCCCACTTCACGCGCGACAGGCTGGACGTCATCAGCACGCCCACGTAAATCAGCGCGCCCGCAGCGGCGTAAGGCGGCACCATGCCCGCCAGCGGCGAGAGGAAAATCACCAGCAGGAACAGCAGGCCGACCACGACCGCGGTAAGGCCGGTGCGCCCGCCAATGGAGACGCCAGATGAGGATTCGATATAAGCGGTTACGGACGACGTTCCGATAAACGAGCCCGCCACCGACGAAATGCTGTCCACATACAGCGCCTGCTTCATGCGCGGGAATTTGCCGCTTTCATCGGCAAGGCCGGCCTTGTCGGTCACGCCAATCAGCGTGCCGGAGGAGTCGAACAGGTTGACCAGCATAAACGAGAAAATTACGCCCGCGAGGCCGATATCCAGCGAGCCCGCGAGGTCAACATGGCCCAGCACCGTCATTACGCTCGGTGGCTCTGACACCACGCCTTTGAAATGCACATCGCCAAACGCGAGGCCCAGCAGTGTGGTCACAATGATAGAGACCAGCACCGCCGCGTGAATGTTGCGGGAGGCGAGAATAGCGATGATAAAGAAGCCCAGCACGCCAAGCAGCGTGGTGTGGGAGGTGAGATTACCGATAGCCACCAGCGTTTCCGGGTTCGCGACGATAACGCCCGCGTTTTTAAGCCCCATCATGCCGATAAACAGGCCGATACCGCTGGTGATCCCGATACGCAGGCTCACCGGAATATTGGCAATCATCCAGTAGCGCACGCGGAAAATGGTCAGCAGCAGCAGGCCGACAGCGCCCCAGAAAATCGCGCCCATCCCTACCTGCCAGGAAAGCCCCATCGCGCCAACCACCACAAACGCGAAGAAGGCGTTCAGGCCCATCGCCGGTGCCAGCGCAACGGGCAGATTCGCCAGCAGGCCCATCAGAATGCTGCCAAACGCGGCGATAAGACAGGTCGTTACGAAGACTGCACTGGTGTCCATGCCAGCCGCGCCAAGGATCTGCGGGTTTACAAAAACGATATACACCATCGTCAGGAAGGTCGTTACGCCTGCGATCACCTCGGTGCGGGCCGTGGTGCCGTGCGCGCGTAATTTAAATACGCGCTCAAGCAATCCCTGCTCTTCGGCCTGGGACGTCTGTTGTTGGCTCATTCTTTAATTCCGTACAAGGAGGGGAAAAATTCGTCGCTATCCTATACCAAAAAGGCCCGATATTGACGGTCGTCACACACTTTTTTTCATTGAATTTGCTTATACGGCATCGATTGCGTGACGCAAAGCGCTTAGAGTAATCGTTCAACTTGCAACAACAGGAAACGGCATGTCCCGAATTGAAGCGGTATTTTTCGACTGCGACGGTACGCTGGTGGATAGCGAAGTGATCTGCTCCCGCGCCTATGTACATATGTTCGCAAGGGCAGGCATTACGCTTGAACTGGAAGAGGTGTTTAAGCGCTTTAAGGGCGTAAAGCTCTACGAAATCATTGATACTATCAATGCTGAATATGGCGTGCAGCTGGAGAAAGCCGAGCTTGAGCCGGTCTACCGCGCGGAAGTGGCGCGCCTTTTTGACGCGGAGCTCAAAGAGATCGTGGGTGCCGCGGCGCTGCTTGAGAAAATGGCGGTGCCGATGTGTATCGTCTCGAACGGCCCGGTGAGCAAAATGCAGCAGTCGCTCGGCAAAACCGGGATGCTGCGCTATTTCACCGATAAACTCTTCAGCGGCTACGATATTCAGCGCTGGAAACCCGACCCGGCGTTAATGCATTTTGCCGCCGATGCGATGCAGGTGAATGTGGAGCGCTGCATTCTGGTGGATGATTCCGCCGCCGGCGCAAAGGCAGGCATCGTCGCCGGGATGCAGGTGTATTATTTCTGTGCCGATCCGCATAACCCGCCGCTGGAGCATCCGAATGTGACGGTGTTTACCGATTTAGCGCAACTGCCGGATTTATGGCGGGCTCGCGGCTGGGATGTGACGCGCTGATCTGCAGGTGGTGACGGCGGGTGCGCTTCGCTTACCCGCCCTACGGTGTGGATACAGAATTTTGTAGGGTGGGTAAGCGCAGCGCACCCACCTGTGCAGGGATGCAGAATTTTTGTAGGGTGGGTAAGCGCCAGCGCGCCCACCTTTGACAACTCGCCCCTACCACCCCACATCAACCACCATTAAAAAATCTTCTGCACCCACTCGGCATAGGCCGGGCGCCATACGGCCATTTCATGGCCGAGCCCCGGATAAACGTGGTAATCAAATTTCACGCCGTCGCGCTCAAGCTCGGTTTTCAACCCGGCGATATCCCGGCCCGTCACGCTGTCTTTATCGCCCACCACCAGCGTAAAGTTACGCAACTGGCTGTTCACCTCGTCCGCGCGGGAGAGCTGTTTCGTCACGTCGTCATTCGGCACCGTGGCGGTGGTCACGCCGCTCAACGACGCCAGCCAGCCGAAGCTTTGCAGGTGCGTCATGCCTGACACCAGCGCCTGGTAGCCGCCCTGCGACAGCCCCGCCAGCGCGCGCCCCTGCGCATCCTGACGCACGTTAAATCGCTGCCCGATCAGCGGAATGATATCGTTCATCAGCTCTTTATCCGCCGCGCGGGCGTTAATCGGGTAGAAATCTTTGCGACGTTCGGCGGGCGGAAAATTCTCCGGCACCGCGTCGGCGATATCCGTTTCGGTATCCGGGATAACCACCAGCATTGGTTTAATTTTTCCCTCCGCCAGCAGGTTATCCATCATCTGCGGGATACGGCCCTGGGTAACGGCGGAAAGCCCGGTATCGCCAAAGCCGTGATAGAAGTAGAGCACCGGCAGCGGCTCACTTTCACGGCTGTAGCCCGGCGGCGTCCAGACGTACACCCGCCGCTCCGATTTCAGCGCGCCGGAGTGGTACGTCAGCGTGCGCAGATCGCCGTGCGGCACCGCCCGGTCATCAATAATGCTGCCCGGTACCAGAATCAGCGAGATATTCGGCTGGCGCTGCGGTTTCACATACGGATTGCCGGTATCGATGGAGCGAAACCCGTCAACGTCAAAAAAATACTCGTGCAGATCCGGCGTCATCGGCGCGCTCTTCCAGCTCCAGACGCCGTTCGCCTCTTTGCGCATCTCATGGGACACCTGGCTGTCCGCCGTCGCGCCGAGCACGACCGCCACGCGCTTCGACTGGGGCGCGAACAGGCGGAAGGTAATGGATTTATCGGGATTCACCTGCGTGATGTAATGGCTGACCGGAATAGACGGATCGGGTGCCGGCAGCGGCGCGCTGAAGGCGGATAAACTGGCGCAACCAATCACGGCTGCCATCGCGAGAGCGGTACGGGAAGGTAATTTCACGGATTTATCCTTTTATAACGTGCTCGGTAACCCCTTATAGTATTGAGTAAAATCCGCAAAAGGGGCGACGCGCGCCCCAAAATTGCCCTCGCGCGTGGCGAGGGCGACAGACTTATTCTTTCGGATCTTTACCGGCGAGCAGTTTATCCAGCTCGTCGCCGCCCACGTGGCGGAAATCCTGGCCCTTCACGAAATAGAAAATGTATTCGCAGATATTCTGGCAGCGGTCGCCGATACGCTCGATAGATCGGGCGCAGAAGAGCGCGGTCAGAACGCTCGGAATGGTGCGGGAATCTTCCATCATATAGGTCATCAGCTGACGCACGATGCCTTCATATTCCTGGTCGACTTTTTTATCTTCGCGATAGATACGTACCGCTTCATCGAGATCCATACGCGCGAAGGCGTCCAGCACGTCATGCAGCATCTGTACGGTATGGCGGCCAAGCGACTCCAGGCTCACCAGCAGCGGCTGGTGCTGGTGCGAGAATTTCTCAAGCGCGGTGCGGCAGATTTTATCCGCCACGTCGCCGATACGCTCCAGCTCCGCGATGGTTTTAATGATGGCCATCACCAGACGCAGATCGCTCGCGGTCGGCTGGCGCTTGGCGATGATGCGCACGCAGGCTTCATCGATCGCCACTTCCATCATGTTGACCTTTTTATCGCCGTCGATAACGCGTTTGGCCAGTTCGCTGTCCTGGTTGTGCATGGCGGTGATCGCATCGGAGAGCTGCTGCTCCACCAGCCCGCCCATGGTCATCACCTGGGTGCGAATGTATTCCAGCTCAGCGTTGAACTGACCGGAAATATGTTTATTCAGATTCAGATTATCCATTTAGCACTCCACATGCCCGATAAATTCAAAAGCGGCCCACATGAGAAATCCGGGCATATCAACCGTAGCGACCGGTAATATAGTCTTCGGTCTGTTTCATTTTCGGCTTGGTGAAGAGATCGTCGGTGTTGCTGTACTCGATCAGCTCGCCAAGGTACATAAACGCCGTGTGATCGGAACAGCGCGCCGCCTGCTGCATGTTGTGCGTCACGATAACCACGGTGTAATCCTGCTTAAGCTCGGTAATGAGCTCTTCGATACGGCCCGTGGAGATCGGATCCAGCGCCGAACACGGTTCGTCCAGCAGCAGCACTTCCGGACGGATAGCGATGCCGCGGGCGATACACAGACGCTGCTGCTGACCACCGGAGAGAGAGTACCCGCTCTGGTGCAGTTTATCCTTGGTTTCGTTCCATAATGCGGCTTTGGTCAACGCCCACTGCACGCGTTCGTCCATATCGGCGCGGGAGAGTTTCTCAAACAGACGCACGCCAAACGCGATGTTGTCGTAAATTGACATCGGGAAAGGCGTCGGCTTCTGGAACACCATGCCCACTTTCGCGCGCAGCAGCGCGATATCCTGGGAGTGGTTCAGAATGTTTTCGCCATCCAGCAGGATTTCGCCTTCCGCGCGCTGCTCCGGGTAGAGCTCAAACATTTTGTTGAAGGTACGCAGCAGCGTGGATTTACCGCAACCAGACGGGCCGATAAACGCGGTCACTTCGTTTTTGGCGATATCCAGGCTGATGTTTTTCAGGGCATGGAATTTCCCGTAGTAAAAGTTCAAATCGCGAACCTGAATCTTGCCCGGGGCCTTATTAACCATACTCATCTCAATCGTTTTCCTTATCCGGCGTCGCAAAATGCCACGCCGTCAAAAAATTAACCGTGTTTACGTTTGGCGAACAGCACGCGCGCCAGGATGTTCAGCAGCAGTACGCAAAGGGTGATAATCAGCACGCCTGCCCAGGCCAGCTGTTGCCATTCGGCAAACGGGCTCATGGCGAATTTGAAAATCGTCACCGGCAGGTTGGCGATAGGCTGCATCATGTCCGTGCTCCAGAACTGGTTGGAGAGCGCGGTAAAGAGCAGCGGCGCGGTTTCGCCCGCGATACGCGCGACCGCCAGCAGCACGCCGGTCAGGATGCCCGACACAGAAGCTTTAAGCGTAATGGCGGAGATCATCTTCCATTTCGGCGTGCCGAGCGCGTAGGCCGCTTCACGCAGGCTGTCCGGCACCAGCTTGAGCATGTTCTCGGTGGTGCGGATAACAATCGGCACCTGCAACAGCGCCAGCGCAATCACGCCCGCCCAGCCGGAGAAGTGTTCCATCTGCGCCACCACGATGGTGTAGACGAACAGCCCGACGACGATAGACGGCGCAGAAAGCAGAATGTCGTTAATAAAGCGGATGATTTCCGCGAGAAACGACTTGCGGCCATATTCCGCGAGGTAGATACCCGCCATGATGCCAAGCGGCGTACCAATAACCGTCGCCCACAGGATCAGCAGCCCGCTGCCTGCCAGCGCATTCGCAAGGCCGCCACCGGCGGTGTTCGGCGGCGGCGTCATCTCGGTAAAGAGCGCCAGCGACATGCCGTCAAACCCGCGCGATACCGTGGAGATTAAGATCCAGATAAGCCAGAACAGGCCGAACGCCATCGTCGCCATAGAGAGCGTGAGGGCGATGCGGTTTTTCATGCGGCGCTTCGCCTGCATTTTGCGGCGGGATTCCGCAAGCTCCGTGGTGTTTTGCAGTTCCATCGTCGCCATTAGCGCGCCCCCTCGTTTTTCGCCAGACGCATAATCATCAGCCTGGAGATAGCCAGCACGATAAAGGTGATCACAAAGAGGATCAGGCCCAGCTCCATCAGCGCCGCCACGTGCAGCCCAGATTCGGCTTCGGCGAACTCATTAGCCAGCGCCGAGGTGATGCTGTTGCCTGGCATGTAGAGCGACGGGCTGTCGAGCTGGTAGGTGTTGCCGATGATAAATGTGACCGCCATAGTTTCGCCGAGCGCGCGGCCAAGGCCGAGCATAACGCCGCCAATCACCCCGTTTTTGGTGAACGGCAGGACGATGCGCCAGATAACTTCCCAGGTGGTGCAGCCGATGCCGTAAGCCGACTCTTTCATCATCACCGGGGTCTGTTCGAATACATCACGCATAACCGCGGCGATGTATGGAATGATCATGATGGCGAGAATGACGCCCGCCGCCAGGATGCCGATACCGAACGCCGGGCCTGAAAAGAGCGCGCCGATAAACGGGATCGCAGAAAGGACGTTGCCGACCGGCTCCTGGAAATAGGTCGCGAACAGCGGGGCGAAGATAAACAGCCCCCACATGCCGTACACGATACTCGGGATAGCCGCCAGCAGTTCAATGGCGATACCCAGCGGGCGTTTCAGCCAGCCAGGCGCCAGCTCCGTCAGGAACAGCGCAATGCCGAAGCTCACGGGAACCGCTATCAGCAGCGCGATAAACGAGGTCACCAGCGTGCCGTAAATCGGCACCAGCCCGCCGTAGATATCGTTAGGGGCGTCCCACTCTTTGGTCCAGAGGAAAGAAAAACCAAATTTCTGGATGCTTGGCCAGGAGGAGAAAATAAGGGAGACGATAATGCCGCCCAGCAGCAATAGCACAATCAGCGCAGCCAGACGAACCAGCGCGCTGAAGATCATATCGCCCTTTTTACCGGGGGGGTTAAATACAGGCTTGGTGGCAGCCATATTTCACTCTTCAGTTAAACTCTGTTTTGAATGATGCCCGGCAGCGTGATGCGTACCGGGCCTACAAAAAACAGCATGTTACCGGATTTTTGTAGGGCGGATAAGCGAAGCGCCATCCGCCATCATCGGTAAATCTCGATCAATACAGCGCTTTGCCGCTGCTGTCTTTAACGTTGGTCTTCCATGCAGCGCGAACCTGCTCGACCACGCTGTCCGGCAGAGAGGCGTAATCCAGGTCGTTAGCCTGTTTCGCGCCTGACTTGTAGGCCCAGTCGAAGAACTTCAGCACTTCGGCGCCCTGCTCAGGTTTCTTCTGCTCTTTGTGAACCAGAATGAAGGTGGTGGAGGTGATTGGCCACGCGTCGTCGCCTTTCTGGTTGGTCAGGTCCTGCGCGAAGGATTTGCTCCAGTCAGCGCCTTTGGCGGCGTTGGCGAAGCTCTCTTCGGTCGGTGCGACCGGTTTGCCGTCAGCAGAAACCAGTTTGGTGTAGGTCAGGTTATTCTGCTTGGCGTAGGCGTATTCCACATAGCCGATAGAGCCCGGCAGACGCTGTACGAACGCGGCGATACCGTCGTTACCTTTACCGCCAAGACCGGTCGGCCAGTTAACGGTAGAGCCAGAGCCGATTTTGGATTTCCACTCGTCGTTCACTTTCGCAAGATAGCTGGTGAAGACGAAAGACGTACCGGAACCGTCAGCGCGGCGCACCACGGCGATGTTCTGAGAAGGCAGTTTTTTGCCCGGGTTCAGTTTGGCGATAGCCTCGTCATCCCACTTCTTGATTTTGCCAAGGTAGATGTCGCCCAGGGTTTTGCCATCCAGCACCAGCTCGCCAGACTTGAAGCCCGGCAGGTTAACCGCCAGCACCACGCCGCCGATCACGGTCGGGAACTGGAAAAGCCCTTCTTG
This sequence is a window from Cronobacter sakazakii. Protein-coding genes within it:
- the pstS gene encoding phosphate ABC transporter substrate-binding protein PstS, producing the protein MKVMRTTVATVVAATLSLSAFSAFAAASLTGAGATFPAPVYAKWADTYQKETGNKVNYQGIGSSGGVKQIIANTVDFGASDAPLSDEKLQQEGLFQFPTVIGGVVLAVNLPGFKSGELVLDGKTLGDIYLGKIKKWDDEAIAKLNPGKKLPSQNIAVVRRADGSGTSFVFTSYLAKVNDEWKSKIGSGSTVNWPTGLGGKGNDGIAAFVQRLPGSIGYVEYAYAKQNNLTYTKLVSADGKPVAPTEESFANAAKGADWSKSFAQDLTNQKGDDAWPITSTTFILVHKEQKKPEQGAEVLKFFDWAYKSGAKQANDLDYASLPDSVVEQVRAAWKTNVKDSSGKALY
- a CDS encoding alpha/beta hydrolase-fold protein, encoding MAAVIGCASLSAFSAPLPAPDPSIPVSHYITQVNPDKSITFRLFAPQSKRVAVVLGATADSQVSHEMRKEANGVWSWKSAPMTPDLHEYFFDVDGFRSIDTGNPYVKPQRQPNISLILVPGSIIDDRAVPHGDLRTLTYHSGALKSERRVYVWTPPGYSRESEPLPVLYFYHGFGDTGLSAVTQGRIPQMMDNLLAEGKIKPMLVVIPDTETDIADAVPENFPPAERRKDFYPINARAADKELMNDIIPLIGQRFNVRQDAQGRALAGLSQGGYQALVSGMTHLQSFGWLASLSGVTTATVPNDDVTKQLSRADEVNSQLRNFTLVVGDKDSVTGRDIAGLKTELERDGVKFDYHVYPGLGHEMAVWRPAYAEWVQKIF
- the yieH gene encoding 6-phosphogluconate phosphatase, which produces MSRIEAVFFDCDGTLVDSEVICSRAYVHMFARAGITLELEEVFKRFKGVKLYEIIDTINAEYGVQLEKAELEPVYRAEVARLFDAELKEIVGAAALLEKMAVPMCIVSNGPVSKMQQSLGKTGMLRYFTDKLFSGYDIQRWKPDPALMHFAADAMQVNVERCILVDDSAAGAKAGIVAGMQVYYFCADPHNPPLEHPNVTVFTDLAQLPDLWRARGWDVTR
- a CDS encoding NADPH-dependent FMN reductase → MSDTLKVVTLIGSLRKGSFNAMVARTLPKLAPAGMTVDELPSIRDIPIYDADIQQEEGFPQTVEAIAAQIREADGVVIVTPEYNYSVPGGLKNAIDWLSRLPDQPLAGKPVLIQTSSMGAIGGARCQYHLRQILVFLDAMVMNKPEFMGGAIQNKVDTQTGEVVDQSTLDHLTGQLTAFAEYIKRVRRE
- the pstB gene encoding phosphate ABC transporter ATP-binding protein PstB, giving the protein MSMVNKAPGKIQVRDLNFYYGKFHALKNISLDIAKNEVTAFIGPSGCGKSTLLRTFNKMFELYPEQRAEGEILLDGENILNHSQDIALLRAKVGMVFQKPTPFPMSIYDNIAFGVRLFEKLSRADMDERVQWALTKAALWNETKDKLHQSGYSLSGGQQQRLCIARGIAIRPEVLLLDEPCSALDPISTGRIEELITELKQDYTVVIVTHNMQQAARCSDHTAFMYLGELIEYSNTDDLFTKPKMKQTEDYITGRYG
- the phoU gene encoding phosphate signaling complex protein PhoU; the encoded protein is MDNLNLNKHISGQFNAELEYIRTQVMTMGGLVEQQLSDAITAMHNQDSELAKRVIDGDKKVNMMEVAIDEACVRIIAKRQPTASDLRLVMAIIKTIAELERIGDVADKICRTALEKFSHQHQPLLVSLESLGRHTVQMLHDVLDAFARMDLDEAVRIYREDKKVDQEYEGIVRQLMTYMMEDSRTIPSVLTALFCARSIERIGDRCQNICEYIFYFVKGQDFRHVGGDELDKLLAGKDPKE
- the pstA gene encoding phosphate ABC transporter permease PstA, coding for MATMELQNTTELAESRRKMQAKRRMKNRIALTLSMATMAFGLFWLIWILISTVSRGFDGMSLALFTEMTPPPNTAGGGLANALAGSGLLILWATVIGTPLGIMAGIYLAEYGRKSFLAEIIRFINDILLSAPSIVVGLFVYTIVVAQMEHFSGWAGVIALALLQVPIVIRTTENMLKLVPDSLREAAYALGTPKWKMISAITLKASVSGILTGVLLAVARIAGETAPLLFTALSNQFWSTDMMQPIANLPVTIFKFAMSPFAEWQQLAWAGVLIITLCVLLLNILARVLFAKRKHG
- a CDS encoding NCS2 family permease, whose product is MSQQQTSQAEEQGLLERVFKLRAHGTTARTEVIAGVTTFLTMVYIVFVNPQILGAAGMDTSAVFVTTCLIAAFGSILMGLLANLPVALAPAMGLNAFFAFVVVGAMGLSWQVGMGAIFWGAVGLLLLTIFRVRYWMIANIPVSLRIGITSGIGLFIGMMGLKNAGVIVANPETLVAIGNLTSHTTLLGVLGFFIIAILASRNIHAAVLVSIIVTTLLGLAFGDVHFKGVVSEPPSVMTVLGHVDLAGSLDIGLAGVIFSFMLVNLFDSSGTLIGVTDKAGLADESGKFPRMKQALYVDSISSVAGSFIGTSSVTAYIESSSGVSIGGRTGLTAVVVGLLFLLVIFLSPLAGMVPPYAAAGALIYVGVLMTSSLSRVKWDDLTEAVPAFITAVMMPFSFSITEGIALGFISYCVMKIFTGRLRDLNACVLVVALLFLLKIVFIDAH
- the pstC gene encoding phosphate ABC transporter permease PstC; translated protein: MAATKPVFNPPGKKGDMIFSALVRLAALIVLLLLGGIIVSLIFSSWPSIQKFGFSFLWTKEWDAPNDIYGGLVPIYGTLVTSFIALLIAVPVSFGIALFLTELAPGWLKRPLGIAIELLAAIPSIVYGMWGLFIFAPLFATYFQEPVGNVLSAIPFIGALFSGPAFGIGILAAGVILAIMIIPYIAAVMRDVFEQTPVMMKESAYGIGCTTWEVIWRIVLPFTKNGVIGGVMLGLGRALGETMAVTFIIGNTYQLDSPSLYMPGNSITSALANEFAEAESGLHVAALMELGLILFVITFIVLAISRLMIMRLAKNEGAR